From Desulfuromonas soudanensis, the proteins below share one genomic window:
- a CDS encoding ABC transporter permease, whose amino-acid sequence MYKFWATFCKELLLLSRDKGGVLVLFVMPAVLVLVVSLVQNNVLEATGEGSIRVLFVDHEEGALGEKIRQGLLSSGALALVSQLDGKPVTDDAARKAVSRGDFQFCILIPAGATAALHRRAAEFAERAMAGEGESPSSGGAVDEAVPLTVFFDPTVQGVFRTAVTSSLERVVQGVEAEEKARVLSASLKKSVARILAQRLSPMAVGQALAEFPDLQAAWGRESLLAVRPQVAAGEGAKAVLMPNAVQQNVPAWALFGMFFIVVPLSGNLIRERQEGTLQRLLSIPVSSGSLLAGKLLAYVAVCLVQFALMLLVGKTLLPLFGTPVLELGDHLPAVAFLALCAALAAAGYGLLIGTLVRSYEQASMFGAVSVVVAAALGGIMVPVYVMPKAMQALSILSPLGWGLEGFLEIFVRRAGFLDIIDNALSLLAFFTLTLAMAWASFYRRYRGGR is encoded by the coding sequence ATGTATAAATTCTGGGCGACCTTCTGCAAAGAACTCCTCCTCCTCTCCCGCGACAAGGGGGGGGTGCTGGTCCTCTTCGTCATGCCGGCCGTGCTCGTCCTGGTGGTCTCCCTGGTGCAGAACAACGTCCTGGAGGCCACCGGCGAGGGGAGCATTCGCGTTCTCTTCGTCGACCACGAAGAGGGGGCGCTGGGAGAGAAGATCCGCCAGGGCCTCCTCTCCTCAGGCGCCCTCGCCCTGGTTTCGCAGCTCGACGGAAAGCCGGTCACCGACGACGCCGCCCGGAAGGCGGTCTCGCGGGGAGATTTCCAATTCTGTATCCTCATCCCGGCCGGAGCCACGGCGGCGCTGCACCGCCGCGCCGCCGAATTTGCCGAAAGGGCGATGGCCGGCGAGGGGGAGAGCCCGAGCTCCGGGGGAGCCGTCGATGAGGCCGTCCCGTTGACCGTCTTTTTCGACCCGACGGTGCAGGGGGTTTTTCGCACCGCCGTCACCAGTTCCCTGGAGCGGGTCGTTCAGGGGGTGGAGGCCGAAGAGAAGGCGCGGGTCCTGTCCGCCTCCCTGAAAAAGAGCGTCGCCAGAATTCTCGCCCAGCGCCTCAGCCCCATGGCGGTGGGTCAGGCCCTGGCCGAATTCCCCGATCTGCAGGCGGCCTGGGGACGGGAGTCGCTCCTGGCGGTCCGGCCGCAGGTGGCCGCAGGGGAGGGGGCGAAGGCGGTTTTGATGCCCAATGCCGTGCAGCAGAACGTCCCCGCCTGGGCGCTCTTCGGCATGTTCTTCATCGTCGTTCCCCTCTCCGGGAATCTGATCCGCGAGCGCCAGGAAGGGACCCTGCAGCGACTGCTGAGCATCCCGGTCTCCTCCGGGTCGCTCCTCGCCGGCAAGCTCCTGGCCTATGTGGCCGTCTGCCTGGTTCAGTTCGCCCTGATGCTCCTGGTGGGGAAGACCCTTCTTCCGCTCTTCGGCACGCCGGTTCTCGAGCTCGGCGATCACCTTCCGGCCGTCGCTTTTCTCGCCCTCTGCGCGGCTCTGGCGGCGGCCGGCTACGGTCTTCTGATCGGGACGCTGGTGCGCAGCTATGAACAGGCGTCCATGTTCGGGGCCGTTTCGGTAGTTGTGGCCGCCGCTCTCGGAGGGATCATGGTCCCTGTCTATGTGATGCCCAAAGCGATGCAGGCACTCAGCATCCTCTCGCCTCTCGGTTGGGGGCTCGAAGGTTTCCTGGAAATTTTCGTGCGCCGCGCCGGGTTTTTAGACATTATCGACAATGCCCTGTCGCTCCTCGCTTTTTTTACGCTGACCCTGGCAATGGCCTGGGCCTCGTTCTATCGGCGATACCGGGGCGGGAGATGA
- a CDS encoding beta-ketoacyl-ACP synthase III has translation MAVFITDLAAFLPNAPVSNEQMEQILGMVNAVPSRTRAIILRNNRIRSRHYALHPETGLSTHSNAELTAEAVRRLRPYPGFSAADIECLCCGTASPDQLMPGHGPMVHGELGGKPCEVVSTAGICLSGMTAFKYAYMNVALGLSKNAVATGSELASTFMRAQLCSDVDPRKAAALEAQPILSFDADFLRWMLSDGAGAAYLSDTPAPEGLSLRIDWIEHLSFAHELETCMYAGAVKGANGRIKGWREHDSLHEAFDQGSFLIKQDTKLLNREIIRTAVERTLPRIIEKHALSAEDVQWFLPHYSSDYFRQDLHDRMKGIDFRIPQERWFTNLAEKGNTGAASIFIILEELFHSGRIQKGERLLCFIPESGRFSMCYMQLTAV, from the coding sequence ATGGCCGTATTCATCACCGACCTGGCAGCCTTCCTCCCCAATGCTCCGGTCTCCAACGAGCAGATGGAACAGATCCTCGGCATGGTCAACGCGGTACCGTCGCGGACCCGGGCCATCATCCTGCGCAACAACAGGATTCGCAGCAGGCATTACGCGCTCCATCCGGAAACGGGGCTTTCGACCCACAGCAATGCCGAGCTCACCGCCGAAGCGGTGCGCCGCCTCCGTCCCTATCCCGGCTTTTCCGCCGCCGACATCGAATGCCTCTGCTGCGGCACCGCCTCCCCCGACCAGCTGATGCCCGGCCACGGACCGATGGTTCACGGCGAACTCGGCGGCAAGCCCTGCGAGGTGGTGAGCACGGCCGGCATCTGCCTCTCGGGGATGACGGCCTTCAAGTACGCCTACATGAACGTGGCCCTCGGCCTTTCGAAAAACGCCGTGGCCACAGGCTCTGAGCTCGCCTCAACCTTCATGCGGGCGCAGCTCTGCAGCGACGTCGACCCCCGGAAGGCGGCGGCGCTGGAGGCGCAGCCGATCCTCTCCTTCGACGCCGACTTTCTGCGCTGGATGCTCTCCGACGGCGCCGGTGCGGCCTATCTCTCCGACACGCCGGCTCCCGAGGGGCTTTCCCTGCGCATCGACTGGATCGAACATCTCTCCTTTGCCCACGAGCTGGAGACCTGCATGTACGCCGGCGCGGTCAAAGGCGCAAACGGCCGAATCAAAGGGTGGCGGGAGCACGACTCCCTCCATGAGGCGTTCGATCAGGGCTCCTTCCTGATCAAGCAGGACACCAAGCTCCTCAACCGCGAAATCATCCGCACCGCAGTGGAGAGGACCCTCCCCCGCATCATCGAAAAACACGCCCTGTCCGCCGAAGACGTCCAGTGGTTTCTCCCCCACTACTCCTCCGATTACTTCCGCCAGGACCTCCATGACCGGATGAAGGGGATCGACTTTCGTATCCCCCAGGAGCGCTGGTTCACCAATCTCGCCGAGAAGGGGAACACCGGAGCGGCCTCCATCTTCATCATTCTCGAGGAACTCTTCCATTCGGGGAGAATCCAAAAAGGGGAGCGCCTCCTCTGCTTCATCCCCGAAAGCGGCCGCTTCTCCATGTGCTACATGCAGCTCACCGCCGTCTGA
- a CDS encoding phosphopantetheine-binding protein has protein sequence MELAVKDGLENELWEMIIATCNVLDPPETRDSAAPLIGPDSPLGLDSLDAVEIVVAVQKGYDVRIGAEDTSREVLGSIATLADFIRRSRM, from the coding sequence ATGGAGCTGGCAGTAAAAGACGGACTGGAAAATGAGCTGTGGGAGATGATCATCGCGACGTGCAACGTCCTCGACCCGCCGGAAACGCGGGACAGCGCTGCGCCCCTGATCGGGCCCGACTCCCCCCTGGGACTCGACTCCCTGGACGCGGTGGAGATCGTCGTGGCGGTGCAGAAAGGCTATGACGTTCGCATCGGCGCCGAAGACACCAGCCGCGAGGTTCTCGGCTCGATTGCCACCCTGGCCGATTTTATCCGCCGGTCTCGCATGTAA